GCACGGATCCATCTTGCTTCGTAACATATGATTTTGGCTTCAACCAGGGATCGACGTGCATTAATTTCTCAACTTTCGGTTCCCAGTCAATGACCAGGTCCCGGATTACTTCGAAATTCCCAAGAGGTTCAATGGACAACTTCATGGAAGAGAAGGTATTGATTAAATCATCGATCTTTGTTTTACAGACGAGAAATGCATGACCGTTCACCTTCACTGCACAACTCCCACATATGGCGTGACGGCATGCAGAGGTGAAATTCAAAGAGGGGTCGATCTCATCTTTGATGGTCGTCAATGCCCATAAGAGTGTTTTTCCTTCTTCATAGGGAAGAACGTAATGCTGAACCCACTGTTCACTTCCATTATTTCGTTTGATTTGGAGAGTTAATTTTTTCATTTAGTAAACCCTCGCTTCCGGTTGATAAGATGTGATTTTGACATCCAAGTAGGATAACTTGTATTCATTCCCGTGCTTGCGAATGAGCGTGTGTTTCAGGAATTGGTCATCTCTACGGTCAGGGAAATCATAGCGGGAATGAGAACCTCTGCTTTCTTCCCGGGCCAGCGCACCCATAACCACACCTTTCGCCAATGTTAATAGATTCCCAAGTTCTGCATAATGCACAAATGCCATATTATGTTTTTTTGAATCGTCATCAATGGAAACAAATTCGTATTCCTGAATGAGTTGATCAATTTCCAATTCTGCTTTCAACATTTTCTCTCTTGTTCTGAATATTCCAACGTTCTCCCACATCGTCTTTGCCATGCGATCCCGGATATCAACTGCGGGGATTCCCGTATTTCGCTTTCGTATGTCGTTAAACATGGTCTCCCATTTCTCTCTTTCGTTCCGAACCGATTCTTCGTTACCCAATGTGCGTGTCTGTGCAGTTTTTCTGGCACCTATCCCTGCATATTTACCAAAAAGAACCACATCAGCAACGGAGTTCCCACCTAAACGATTGGCACCGTGCAATGACACACAGCTACATTCACCTGCTGCATGAATGCCGTGAATGTCTGTTGCGAGTGTCTCCGGGTTGCTCACATGAATGCCACCCATTGTATAATGGCAACTCGCACGGATCGGAACCGGTTCTTTGAGCAGATCCACGTCCTCGAAATCCATCGCCAATTCTCTAACCTGTGGTAATCTCTCCATAATCTTCTCCTCACCTAAGTGACGGAGATCCATCAATACATAAGCATCAATTCCTTGTCCAAATCCGTTTCCAGCTTCGATTTCCATTTCAATTGAGCGGGAAACCAAATCCCTCGGTGCCAATTCCATCTTGTCCGGTGCATATTTAGACATGAAACGCTCACCATGCTTATTGATGAGATACCCACCTTCTCCACGACAAGCTTCAGACAGAAGAATGCCTGTTGAGGCAAGGCCAGTGGGATGAAATTGGATAAACTCTGGATCTTTGAGTGGAATACCTGCATGAAAGCATGCGGCGGTACCGTCCCCCGTCATATTGAAGGCATTCGTCGTTCGATTCCAATAGATTCTGCCGAAGCCTCCTGTGGCAACTACAACCGCTTTAGCTTGTATACCCACCATCTCTCCAGAACGTATATCCATGGCCACCAGACCGTCGACTGATTGTTCAGTAACGACGAGGGAACAGAGAAACGAATCATTCAGAAAATCAACACCCTTTTTCAGGCATTGCTCGTACAAGGAATGGAGGATGACATGACCGGTCTTATCCGCAGAAAAACAAGTCCGCGGTGAGGACGCTCCTCCAAAAGGTCTTTGGGCTACATGCCCTTTTTCATCTCTTGAGAAAGGAACTCCGTAATAGTCCAGTTCATGAATAACATCCGGCATTTTTTCCGTGAAGAAAGCAACGGCATCTTGATCTGCCAGGAAGTCACTGCCTTTTACTGTATCTTTAAAATGTTTCTCAGGAGAATCTGTTGGATCAAGATGCCCCATCGCAGCATTGATTCCCCCCTGAGCTGCTCCGGTATGTGACCTTGTCGGGAAAATTTTCGACAGACAAGCAACTTTTAGCTCTTTATCTTCACAGGCATTCAAAGCAGCCATCATTCCTGCTCCACCTGCACCAATGACTACCACATCATATGATAAAATCAATTCAATCCCACCTTTTTCAAACCGTTTTATATTGCTTTACTCCATCTTCATATAAATTGTTACCTTTGGAATCGATGGCTACCACACAAGGATAATCAACCACTTCCATTTTTCTTATAGCTTCAGGTCCAAGATCTTCATATGCAACGATCTCAACTTCCGTAATGGAATCCGAAATCAGTGCTGCAGCTCCACCTACTGCCGCGAAGTAAATCCCGTTATGCTTCTTCATGGCATCGATCACCGTCTCGCTTCTCGGACCTTTTCCAATCATCCCTTTTAGCCCGTGTTCCAGAAGTGCAGGTGAGTAGGCATCCATTCTCCCGCTGGTGGTTGGACCACATGAACCAATAATTTTGCCTGGTTTGGCGGGTGTGGGTCCTGCATAATAGATCACTTGATCTTTGACATCAAAAGGGAGTTTTTCTCCATTTTCCATTGCTTCAATCATTTTCTTATGGGCTGCATCCCTTGCCGTGTAAATAGTTCCGGTAATCGTCACCAAATCACCTGCTTTAAGTTCAGCCACCTGTTTCTCATCTAATGGAATGGTAATTTGTTTTGCCTCTGCCATTTGAATCCCTCCTCGTTTACAAAATCACTTCTTTATGTCTTGCTGCATGACAGTTCAAGGTCACACATACTGGTAGCATGGCGATGTGGGTTGGAGCGGTTTCAATATGAACGGCCAAAGCAGTCACTTTACCGCCAAACCCTTGAGGTCCGATACCAAGTTTATTGATTCTCTCTAGTAACTGATCTTCCAAATCTGAATATTCTGGAGTCATATGGTGCGAACCGGCATGCCTGGCCAATGCTTTCTTTGCGAGAAGTGTGCACTGATCCATGGTTCCGCCTATTCCCACACCGACAATAACCGGTGGACATGGATTTCCTCCTGCGTTGGTCAGTGTATTGACAATGAAATCAGCTACTCCGTCCAACCCCTCTGATGGTTTGCACATTTTGACGGCTCCCATGTTTTCACTACCTGCTCCCTTAGGAAGAATCTGAATCTTCAACTCGTCACCTTCCACGACCTCCGTATGAATCACAGCAGGTGTGTTATCTCCTGTGTTGACTCTATGGATCAAAGGGTCCCCAACAACTGATTTACGTAAATATCCCTCTTTGTATCCTTGTCTGACTCCTTCATTTATGGCATCAATTAATGAACCATCTGAAATATGCACTTCCTGACCAAGTGTCACCAAAATCACCGTAATACCCGTGTCCTGGCACATAGGCACTTGAT
This Salisediminibacterium beveridgei DNA region includes the following protein-coding sequences:
- a CDS encoding FAD-binding protein, with product MILSYDVVVIGAGGAGMMAALNACEDKELKVACLSKIFPTRSHTGAAQGGINAAMGHLDPTDSPEKHFKDTVKGSDFLADQDAVAFFTEKMPDVIHELDYYGVPFSRDEKGHVAQRPFGGASSPRTCFSADKTGHVILHSLYEQCLKKGVDFLNDSFLCSLVVTEQSVDGLVAMDIRSGEMVGIQAKAVVVATGGFGRIYWNRTTNAFNMTGDGTAACFHAGIPLKDPEFIQFHPTGLASTGILLSEACRGEGGYLINKHGERFMSKYAPDKMELAPRDLVSRSIEMEIEAGNGFGQGIDAYVLMDLRHLGEEKIMERLPQVRELAMDFEDVDLLKEPVPIRASCHYTMGGIHVSNPETLATDIHGIHAAGECSCVSLHGANRLGGNSVADVVLFGKYAGIGARKTAQTRTLGNEESVRNEREKWETMFNDIRKRNTGIPAVDIRDRMAKTMWENVGIFRTREKMLKAELEIDQLIQEYEFVSIDDDSKKHNMAFVHYAELGNLLTLAKGVVMGALAREESRGSHSRYDFPDRRDDQFLKHTLIRKHGNEYKLSYLDVKITSYQPEARVY
- a CDS encoding Fe-S-containing hydro-lyase, which codes for MAEAKQITIPLDEKQVAELKAGDLVTITGTIYTARDAAHKKMIEAMENGEKLPFDVKDQVIYYAGPTPAKPGKIIGSCGPTTSGRMDAYSPALLEHGLKGMIGKGPRSETVIDAMKKHNGIYFAAVGGAAALISDSITEVEIVAYEDLGPEAIRKMEVVDYPCVVAIDSKGNNLYEDGVKQYKTV
- a CDS encoding fumarate hydratase, producing MKTIQTKTITEHVRNLCIQAAYDLPEDVEQLIEKAYKDEVSDFGKYSLEKILSNIKLAREDQVPMCQDTGITVILVTLGQEVHISDGSLIDAINEGVRQGYKEGYLRKSVVGDPLIHRVNTGDNTPAVIHTEVVEGDELKIQILPKGAGSENMGAVKMCKPSEGLDGVADFIVNTLTNAGGNPCPPVIVGVGIGGTMDQCTLLAKKALARHAGSHHMTPEYSDLEDQLLERINKLGIGPQGFGGKVTALAVHIETAPTHIAMLPVCVTLNCHAARHKEVIL